From a single Paenibacillus sp. FSL R5-0345 genomic region:
- a CDS encoding aminotransferase-like domain-containing protein: MYKYSELINDLEFQIAEDTYREGDKLPSIRELALRYDCNKSTVIRALQDLQDKHLIYAASKSGYYVMKRSGERKEEGAHWIDFAASAPDPDIFPYLDFQHCINKAIDMYRKDLFIYGTPQGLPSLIREMQRQLASYQVFADPKQIFITSGVQQALGLLTRIPFPNGRERVLIEQPSYPLFMEYLKTYGIETEGIQRSDDGVDLNELERFFKTGEFKFFYTVPRFHNPLGVSYTRNQKKAIAQLAATYDVYIVEDDYMADLEQDAKQDPIYAYDNTSHVIYLKSFSKIIFPGLRVGVAVLPEVLCESFNRFKRLMDIDSSMLSQAALELYLKSGMFERHRKKMRSCYGKRSMLLHDSIVREVNAASEQYYSYRPASQLGVHTYLKLADNLRAEQIIKRLQKKSIRVEMADSGYLPYFAKKERILKLNVSSVKEPDIPSGIEQVIREIR; this comes from the coding sequence ATATATAAGTATTCGGAATTAATTAATGATCTGGAATTTCAAATCGCAGAAGACACGTACCGAGAGGGTGACAAGCTGCCCTCTATTCGGGAGCTGGCACTGCGTTATGATTGCAATAAGAGCACAGTTATCCGTGCACTCCAAGATCTTCAAGATAAACATCTAATCTACGCTGCTTCAAAGAGCGGATATTATGTTATGAAACGAAGTGGGGAGCGGAAAGAAGAAGGTGCGCACTGGATTGATTTTGCGGCATCTGCACCGGACCCGGATATTTTCCCGTATCTGGATTTTCAACATTGTATTAATAAAGCGATTGATATGTACCGTAAGGATTTGTTTATCTATGGAACGCCGCAGGGGCTGCCGTCTCTTATCCGTGAAATGCAGCGACAACTGGCCTCTTACCAGGTATTTGCTGATCCGAAGCAGATTTTCATCACCTCTGGCGTGCAGCAAGCGCTTGGGCTCTTGACCCGGATTCCTTTTCCGAATGGCAGGGAGCGTGTGCTGATTGAACAGCCGAGTTACCCGTTATTTATGGAGTATTTGAAGACGTACGGCATCGAGACCGAGGGGATACAGCGTTCGGATGACGGGGTGGATTTGAATGAATTAGAGCGTTTTTTTAAAACAGGCGAGTTCAAGTTCTTCTATACCGTTCCGCGGTTTCATAACCCGCTAGGTGTTTCCTATACTCGTAATCAGAAGAAGGCGATTGCGCAGCTTGCAGCTACATACGATGTGTATATCGTAGAGGATGACTACATGGCAGATTTAGAGCAGGATGCGAAGCAAGATCCGATCTATGCCTATGACAATACCTCACATGTTATCTATTTAAAAAGCTTCTCCAAGATCATATTCCCAGGTCTGCGCGTTGGTGTGGCCGTACTTCCCGAGGTGCTCTGTGAGTCCTTTAACCGATTCAAAAGACTGATGGATATAGATAGCTCTATGCTATCCCAAGCTGCTCTGGAGCTGTATTTAAAAAGCGGGATGTTTGAGCGCCACCGTAAAAAGATGCGTTCCTGCTACGGAAAAAGGTCCATGCTCCTCCATGATTCGATCGTGAGGGAGGTAAATGCAGCCTCTGAACAGTATTATTCCTATCGTCCTGCCAGTCAGTTAGGTGTGCATACATATCTGAAATTGGCGGATAACCTTAGAGCAGAGCAAATAATCAAACGGCTGCAAAAAAAGTCTATTCGAGTGGAGATGGCGGATAGCGGTTACCTGCCCTATTTTGCTAAAAAAGAGAGAATCCTAAAGCTTAACGTATCTAGTGTAAAAGAGCCTGACATTCCCTCTGGTATTGAACAGGTCATTCGAGAAATAAGATGA
- a CDS encoding N-acetylglucosamine kinase, giving the protein MTYYLGIDGGGTKTYALLCDELGNVLGKGKSGNGNHQTGAQEAANSIREATFGALSEAGLRLEDIKHTYLGLAGADREADYAILHPMICEIGFINYTINCDTMIGLRAGTTRTYGVALICGTGTNSAGRNPKGEHYQCGGFDYMYGDFGGGGALNIEVFRSVIRAWDGREQPTLLTGLLLNLLGYEEVADMFNDFLDHWKQVPVHAARLLFEAAAEGDAVALEILNRQGVELGKSAAAVIHKLGMEQDTFDVVLAGSLLTRGDRGWIRGPIEKAVLAAAPQATVVTLTTEPVVGAVWSAMDQDGLVLSNEVFNKMRGFQDYESIQQTNKTGVIDLGN; this is encoded by the coding sequence TTGACTTACTACTTAGGGATCGATGGTGGAGGTACTAAAACCTATGCTCTGCTATGCGATGAACTTGGTAATGTTCTCGGTAAAGGCAAGAGCGGTAACGGTAACCACCAGACTGGCGCCCAGGAGGCAGCCAACAGTATTCGAGAAGCCACATTCGGAGCACTCTCAGAAGCCGGACTCCGATTAGAAGACATCAAGCACACTTATCTAGGACTTGCTGGTGCCGATCGCGAGGCTGATTATGCCATTCTCCACCCAATGATATGCGAGATCGGATTTATCAATTACACAATCAACTGTGACACGATGATCGGATTACGCGCAGGGACGACTCGCACTTATGGAGTTGCACTAATCTGTGGCACGGGCACTAATTCGGCAGGCAGAAACCCGAAAGGAGAGCACTATCAGTGTGGCGGCTTCGACTACATGTACGGGGATTTCGGCGGAGGTGGTGCACTCAACATTGAAGTCTTTCGCTCTGTTATTAGAGCTTGGGATGGACGAGAACAACCTACACTCTTGACCGGTCTCCTGCTCAATTTGCTAGGCTATGAGGAAGTAGCGGATATGTTTAATGATTTCCTCGATCATTGGAAACAGGTGCCTGTACATGCTGCACGCTTGCTCTTTGAAGCAGCCGCTGAGGGAGATGCCGTAGCCTTGGAGATTCTAAATCGGCAAGGCGTTGAGTTAGGAAAATCCGCTGCTGCAGTCATACACAAGCTTGGCATGGAGCAGGATACCTTCGATGTGGTTCTGGCAGGAAGTCTGCTAACCCGTGGAGATCGCGGCTGGATTCGCGGACCAATTGAGAAGGCTGTACTAGCCGCAGCTCCACAAGCAACTGTGGTAACCCTTACCACAGAACCTGTAGTAGGTGCCGTATGGTCCGCGATGGACCAAGACGGTCTAGTCCTTAGTAATGAAGTCTTTAACAAAATGCGGGGATTCCAAGACTATGAATCTATTCAACAAACTAATAAGACAGGAGTGATTGATCTTGGCAACTAA
- a CDS encoding 6-phospho-beta-glucosidase, protein MATKQGLKIAVIGGGSSYTPELVEGFILHYKELPVRELWLVDIEPGLRKLNIVGNLAKRMVEKSGLPIEVHLTTDRRRAIEGADFVSTQMRVGMLDARARDESIPLKYGVIGQETTGPGGMMKALRTIPVILDVCRDIEELAPNAWLLNFTNPAGMVTEAVLKYSKVKSIGLCNAPIGLIKQVSAKYNVAADRVYAEFVGLNHLHWITRIDVEGEDKLDDMLTEGYSAKNVPAREWNPEFLQSLRAVPSYYLKYFYMTDAMLEEQMESFKQGINRAEVVKRVEEELFELYANLELSEKPKQLEQRGGAFYSEAAVNLMRSLHNGSSDIQTLNVANRGILDFLPEDASIEVNCVVTKNGPLPLPLTKIPPMAKGLIHAVKTYEQLAIDAAVTGDRALALQAMVHHPLVPSVDIAVRMLDEMLEANKEFLPNFFTK, encoded by the coding sequence TTGGCAACTAAACAAGGATTAAAGATCGCAGTTATCGGTGGGGGTTCTTCGTATACACCCGAATTGGTAGAGGGTTTTATTCTTCATTACAAGGAGCTTCCTGTTCGTGAACTCTGGCTTGTAGACATTGAACCTGGACTCCGCAAGCTGAATATCGTTGGAAATCTCGCTAAACGTATGGTTGAGAAATCCGGGCTTCCGATTGAAGTTCATCTTACAACAGACCGCCGGAGGGCTATCGAAGGCGCAGACTTCGTCAGCACTCAGATGCGTGTCGGTATGCTCGATGCCCGCGCACGTGATGAGTCTATTCCTCTTAAGTATGGTGTTATCGGTCAAGAAACGACGGGCCCTGGTGGAATGATGAAAGCACTGCGTACTATCCCTGTCATTCTGGATGTATGCCGTGACATCGAAGAGCTGGCTCCTAACGCCTGGCTGCTCAATTTCACCAACCCTGCAGGAATGGTCACTGAGGCTGTTCTGAAATACTCCAAAGTAAAGAGTATCGGTCTCTGTAACGCACCTATCGGTCTGATCAAGCAAGTATCCGCCAAATATAACGTAGCTGCGGACCGTGTTTATGCCGAATTTGTGGGTCTGAATCACTTGCACTGGATTACTCGGATCGATGTTGAAGGTGAAGATAAGCTGGATGACATGCTCACAGAAGGTTACAGTGCTAAGAACGTACCTGCCCGAGAGTGGAATCCTGAGTTCTTACAATCGCTTCGTGCCGTCCCTTCCTACTATTTGAAATATTTTTATATGACAGATGCCATGCTCGAAGAGCAAATGGAATCATTTAAGCAAGGCATCAATCGTGCTGAAGTCGTGAAGCGCGTAGAAGAAGAGCTATTTGAGCTATACGCCAATCTGGAGTTAAGCGAGAAACCAAAACAGCTGGAGCAACGCGGCGGTGCTTTCTACTCAGAGGCGGCCGTTAATCTCATGAGATCGCTCCATAACGGATCAAGCGACATCCAGACCCTGAATGTTGCTAACCGTGGCATACTGGACTTCCTGCCAGAAGATGCAAGTATCGAAGTCAACTGTGTTGTCACCAAGAACGGTCCACTGCCTCTACCACTGACCAAGATTCCACCGATGGCTAAGGGACTCATTCATGCGGTCAAAACTTATGAGCAACTAGCTATTGATGCCGCTGTAACCGGTGACCGTGCACTTGCTCTTCAGGCCATGGTACATCATCCACTCGTTCCATCTGTAGATATAGCGGTACGTATGCTGGATGAAATGCTGGAGGCCAATAAAGAGTTCTTGCCGAACTTCTTTACCAAATAA
- a CDS encoding polysaccharide deacetylase family protein: protein MSAKAVWKGDINQALCAFTFDDGPSQLPVELWLDVLEEEGAVGTFFFTGEWMDQHPDKARLILSRGHVLAPHTYHHRRMAQVPKAVFLEQLKLTELAYQDATGLPSPNFMRFPYCSFREENLDWLTEWGGYLDIEGVDCGDWSGISADEIVARVEPTLENGTIVVMHSNDVAKGSPDALRALIRIAKQRGLESVGVPEILGSIGVEVNYRPWKIVVDVPAALDHPVEKWVPLENNKQLTDLATQTTEWNIPQYTLHFTSEKEWLEHLESPLEEVGVIEDRELFTIQQFDGSYWGYVRAGVVDNTLVLLDYAAKEAQADTLVYLLRWAADTSMRLGLTKIEARLNIRKMSEMCRQLGWQSEIVEDQ from the coding sequence ATGTCAGCTAAAGCGGTTTGGAAAGGCGATATCAACCAAGCACTATGCGCATTTACATTTGATGATGGACCTTCCCAACTTCCCGTTGAATTGTGGCTTGATGTTTTGGAGGAGGAAGGGGCTGTAGGCACCTTTTTCTTCACTGGGGAATGGATGGATCAGCACCCAGATAAGGCGAGATTAATCCTCTCCCGTGGTCATGTACTTGCTCCGCATACGTATCATCACCGGCGAATGGCCCAAGTGCCAAAGGCCGTATTCTTAGAGCAGTTGAAGCTGACCGAGCTGGCATATCAGGACGCAACAGGTCTTCCGTCTCCAAATTTCATGCGTTTTCCATACTGCTCATTCCGGGAAGAGAATCTGGATTGGCTGACAGAATGGGGCGGTTATCTGGATATTGAAGGCGTTGATTGCGGAGATTGGTCAGGTATTTCTGCAGACGAGATCGTTGCCAGAGTTGAACCTACACTTGAAAATGGAACCATTGTAGTCATGCATAGTAATGATGTCGCAAAGGGTTCACCGGATGCCTTGAGAGCACTTATTCGGATCGCCAAGCAAAGAGGTTTGGAAAGTGTCGGCGTACCTGAGATCCTAGGGTCCATTGGCGTAGAAGTAAACTACAGACCTTGGAAAATCGTTGTAGACGTTCCGGCAGCGTTAGATCATCCCGTGGAAAAATGGGTTCCTTTAGAAAATAACAAGCAGCTTACCGACCTCGCGACCCAGACTACCGAGTGGAATATTCCGCAATATACACTGCATTTCACTTCTGAAAAAGAGTGGCTGGAGCATCTGGAAAGTCCGCTAGAAGAGGTTGGAGTTATAGAGGATCGCGAGTTGTTTACTATACAGCAATTTGATGGCAGCTACTGGGGATATGTACGCGCAGGTGTTGTGGACAATACCCTTGTACTATTAGATTATGCAGCTAAAGAAGCGCAGGCTGACACCTTGGTGTACTTACTTCGCTGGGCTGCGGATACTTCGATGAGACTGGGCTTAACCAAGATTGAAGCCAGACTTAATATCCGCAAAATGAGCGAGATGTGCAGACAGTTAGGCTGGCAGTCAGAGATAGTAGAAGATCAGTAA
- a CDS encoding bifunctional folylpolyglutamate synthase/dihydrofolate synthase, producing MKFTSQSQVEDMIYSSYLRAINNITETLDEQVRRPELTRALLDLVGSPDRDQQYILVTGSKGKGSTSRFISSLLSHLGYKVGLFTSPHLVDFNERIRINGRAISTEDFVRLGNVVHEGFQTIENQLSADEYQGPVGIGLAIAALYFKENHTDFNVIECGRGGRFDDTNVLKNDWAVITPIMEEHVANLGPDLNSITLHKLGIVKNKATKAYISRQNPSVLATIKENLTSNSVQYYEEQFWADSITITPIGTTFDVRTNQAIYPSLTIPLLGQFQALNAATAVALCEDITGSPLDRELLINCFAKLQWPGRCEVICHDPLTIIDGAIHKESAAYLAELIQLVNPDRSRDVTSIIGVPEDKDYLGVIEVMSTVSEQLIVTKPDISHLSFPTDALRVAERFIEKSSEFPYLEDALTHIKARSSSEIIVIVGTQTFIGNAKRLFGQSLLDIGL from the coding sequence GTGAAATTCACTTCACAATCCCAGGTAGAAGATATGATCTATAGCTCTTATCTAAGAGCCATTAACAACATCACAGAAACTTTGGATGAACAAGTTAGAAGACCGGAATTAACCAGAGCTTTGCTGGATCTAGTCGGAAGTCCGGATCGAGATCAACAATACATACTAGTCACAGGCAGTAAAGGTAAAGGCTCCACCTCCAGATTCATCTCTTCTTTGTTAAGTCACCTAGGCTATAAAGTGGGCTTGTTCACCTCCCCTCATCTGGTCGATTTCAACGAGAGAATTCGGATTAACGGGCGGGCCATATCCACAGAGGATTTTGTACGATTAGGAAATGTGGTTCACGAGGGATTCCAAACGATTGAAAATCAGCTTAGTGCTGATGAATATCAAGGTCCTGTTGGGATAGGTCTAGCTATAGCGGCGTTGTACTTCAAGGAGAATCATACCGATTTCAATGTAATTGAATGCGGAAGAGGCGGAAGGTTTGATGACACGAATGTCCTGAAGAATGATTGGGCGGTCATTACTCCGATTATGGAAGAACATGTAGCTAATTTGGGTCCTGACCTGAATAGTATTACGCTACATAAGCTGGGAATCGTCAAAAATAAGGCTACAAAAGCCTATATCAGCAGGCAGAATCCGAGCGTACTAGCGACTATAAAGGAGAACCTTACCTCCAATTCTGTACAGTACTATGAGGAGCAGTTTTGGGCTGACTCTATTACAATAACGCCCATTGGAACTACTTTTGATGTTCGGACAAATCAAGCGATTTACCCGTCCTTAACGATCCCGTTATTGGGGCAATTTCAAGCTCTAAATGCCGCCACTGCAGTCGCGCTATGTGAGGATATTACAGGCAGTCCCCTGGATAGGGAACTCTTAATCAATTGTTTTGCAAAACTGCAATGGCCGGGTCGTTGTGAGGTGATCTGCCATGATCCGTTAACGATTATTGACGGAGCGATTCATAAGGAATCGGCAGCCTATCTGGCTGAGCTTATTCAACTAGTCAATCCCGACCGCAGTCGAGATGTAACTTCAATCATCGGTGTTCCCGAAGATAAAGATTATCTAGGGGTTATCGAAGTGATGAGTACGGTCTCGGAGCAATTGATCGTCACAAAGCCTGACATCAGTCATCTTTCTTTTCCTACAGATGCACTCCGTGTTGCCGAGCGTTTTATCGAAAAAAGCTCCGAGTTTCCCTATTTGGAGGATGCTCTTACTCACATAAAAGCTCGATCGTCCTCCGAGATTATTGTAATTGTCGGCACGCAAACCTTCATCGGAAATGCCAAACGATTATTCGGGCAATCGCTGCTCGATATCGGCTTATAG
- a CDS encoding ATP-grasp domain-containing protein produces MTTRPYLKMIQHSVKSRGISFEEITPNFVYRATDGVHSFVMVDAEIGLNSSASTIIAMSKSLTYDVLRKANIPAVEHVYLAHPDSKFSNLDPYPIAKDYFHKCNGEAVVKQDNGAQGNHVYRVNEIGDLQEKLDLLFSLQLNGAIGPYYEAEIEYRIVTFNHLARVFLGKKRVHSWKHNLINGAVTIEVRDQAKREALAELASQTSKAMGLDFCSIDILETNQGLKVIEVNHKVMLDEYCKQNPSEVPALSDLYREVILQRFEKL; encoded by the coding sequence GTGACGACTAGACCCTACCTAAAAATGATCCAGCATTCCGTGAAATCCAGAGGTATCAGCTTTGAGGAAATCACGCCGAATTTCGTATATAGAGCAACGGATGGAGTTCATTCGTTTGTAATGGTAGACGCGGAGATTGGTCTAAACAGCAGCGCTTCTACGATTATTGCCATGAGTAAATCTCTAACTTATGATGTCTTACGCAAAGCGAATATTCCGGCTGTAGAGCATGTCTATTTAGCACATCCGGACTCCAAATTTAGCAATTTAGATCCTTATCCAATAGCTAAGGATTATTTCCATAAGTGCAATGGAGAGGCTGTTGTGAAGCAAGACAACGGGGCGCAGGGCAATCATGTGTACAGGGTTAATGAGATAGGAGATCTGCAAGAGAAGCTGGATTTATTATTTTCCTTGCAGCTTAATGGGGCGATAGGCCCTTATTATGAAGCAGAGATTGAGTATAGAATCGTAACTTTTAATCATCTGGCGCGTGTATTCCTTGGGAAAAAAAGAGTTCATTCCTGGAAGCACAATTTGATTAATGGAGCTGTTACGATTGAGGTAAGAGATCAGGCCAAACGAGAGGCGCTGGCAGAGCTTGCTTCCCAGACCTCTAAAGCGATGGGCCTTGATTTCTGTTCCATAGATATCTTAGAGACAAATCAAGGCCTCAAGGTCATCGAAGTTAATCATAAGGTTATGTTAGATGAGTATTGTAAGCAGAACCCGAGCGAAGTGCCAGCTCTATCTGATCTTTATAGGGAAGTCATTCTCCAGCGTTTTGAGAAGCTATAA
- a CDS encoding LacI family DNA-binding transcriptional regulator → MKVSIFDVAKKSGLSVVTVSRVLNGAESVRENNRQKVLDAIKELDYRPNAAARSLASGKTGIIGLIVTTLQDSFFDAVVKELNEVLALHGYYLAISISKGIESDDSHYLIQEDRVDGLILLSPVEEDNYIVELKRRGIPYVLIDNQKPENDTYSITIDNFKGGYMATSHLLSLGHTSIAHLCGQEMFRSTRERRAGFLHALEEKNLTPFEIVHGDFDIGMGYDTCKRWLNEGQLPTAVFAGDDNIALGVINALMEAGIRVPEEVAVIGYDDHYIASQLHPYLTTIRQPSDKIGLAAADMLLRRISGKMKRGAGVRIDPKIIVRESTAVK, encoded by the coding sequence ATGAAGGTTAGTATTTTTGATGTTGCTAAGAAATCCGGATTATCCGTCGTAACCGTATCCCGGGTTCTAAACGGAGCCGAATCGGTACGAGAAAACAATCGTCAGAAGGTGTTAGATGCCATTAAAGAGCTGGATTATCGCCCTAATGCAGCGGCACGGAGCTTGGCCAGCGGCAAGACTGGAATTATCGGTCTAATCGTCACCACCTTGCAGGATTCCTTCTTCGATGCAGTGGTCAAAGAACTAAATGAGGTGTTGGCGCTACACGGTTATTATCTAGCCATATCCATCTCAAAAGGCATCGAATCGGATGATAGCCACTATCTGATTCAGGAGGATAGGGTAGATGGTTTGATTCTACTGTCTCCAGTGGAAGAGGATAATTATATTGTGGAATTAAAACGACGAGGTATCCCTTATGTGTTGATAGATAATCAGAAGCCTGAAAATGACACCTACTCCATCACGATCGACAACTTCAAGGGTGGATATATGGCCACCAGTCATCTGTTATCACTCGGTCATACGTCAATCGCTCATCTCTGTGGACAGGAGATGTTCCGCAGTACGCGGGAGCGACGCGCTGGATTCCTGCACGCGCTTGAAGAAAAAAATCTCACTCCATTTGAGATTGTGCATGGCGATTTCGATATTGGAATGGGATATGATACCTGCAAGCGTTGGCTAAATGAAGGACAACTACCTACTGCAGTATTCGCTGGTGATGACAATATCGCCCTTGGAGTCATCAACGCATTGATGGAAGCTGGCATTCGAGTACCCGAAGAGGTAGCTGTAATTGGCTATGATGATCATTACATTGCTTCACAGCTTCATCCATATCTTACAACGATACGTCAACCTTCGGATAAAATCGGGCTGGCTGCCGCAGATATGCTGCTCAGACGCATCTCCGGCAAGATGAAACGTGGAGCCGGCGTGCGGATTGACCCCAAAATTATTGTACGCGAATCTACCGCAGTCAAGTAG